In Vidua chalybeata isolate OUT-0048 chromosome 4, bVidCha1 merged haplotype, whole genome shotgun sequence, the genomic window GAATCGGTTCCTTCTGCCAGGCCTGTGGAGCATGACCTCGAGCGCGGACAATGCCTGGGGCCACGGGCAGGGGCTGCGCGTCCCGGGCGGGCGCGGGTTGCGGGCGAGGTCCGGCTCCGGCTGGAACAGGGACGTGGCTCGGGGCTCGCGGCCGGGCAGGCGCGGAGGGgcggaggggagggaggagatggaTGGAGGGGCGGGGACCATCCGTGCGAGGGGAGGCGGGTCCAGCCCCGGCGGCCCCGCCAGCccggcagcgcccgcgccgcgcATCCGGGGGTGCGGCGGGAACTGCCGCTGGAGCGAGGGGGAGCTACCGCTGGagctgccggggctgccggggagCTACCGCTGGAGCAtccggggctgcggggggagCTACCGCGGGAGCGGCGGGAAGCACCGCTCCCCGCTGGAGCATCCGGGGCTGCGGCGGGAACTACCGCTCCCGGGGACCCCGGCGCCCCACGGGGCGCAGCATGGAGAGCCCCGCGGTGACCTTCACGCTTGCCTATCTGGTGTTCGCCGTGTGCTTCGTGTTCCCGCCCGACGAGGTGCGCTCGGCGGGGCTGACGGTGCAGAGCCTGCTGTCCGCCTGGCTGGGCAGCGAGGACGCGGCCTTCGTGCAGTACCACCTGCGGCGCAGCACCGGCACGCTGCTGGCGCACTCCCTGCTGCCGCTCGGTGAGTAGCGCTCCGGCCTCCGTGCAGTGAGCGCCCCGAGCTTTGTAACCAGCGGGCTGCACCGCAGCACATGCACTCACAGAGGAATTGCAGTTTAAGTACAGACTGGAGAatgaggggctggagagcagtgctatggaaagggacctggggctcCTGGTCAGTGGAAAGTTGaacctgagccagcagtgccctggcagccaggagggacatccctgtcctgggggcagcaggcccagcatggccagcccGGCAAGGGAGGGATTGTCCCGCTCTGCTCGGGGCTGGGCcggcctcacctcgagtgctggggcaGCTTTGGACACCGCAGtatgtaaattaaattattaaattattagagagtttccagaggagagcaacaaagatggtgaaggatCTTGAGGGGAAGCCTCTCCTCAAgaggctgagggcacttggtctgttcagcctggaggagactgaggggagacctcagtGCAATtgagaggggaagaggaggggcagacactgatctctgctctgtggtgagaGAGACAGGACCCaaggaatggcctgaagctgtgtcaggggaggtttgtgttggatattaggaaaaggttctttccccagagggtggctgggcactgaacaggctccccagggcctTGGTCACAACACCTGCCAGATGGAGttcaaggagtgtttggacaatgctctcatGCACATGGTGTTACTTTagggatgtcctgtgcagggctaagtgttggacttgatgatccttgtgagtcccttccagtGCATCATcttctgtgagtctgtgatttAACCAAGGAATGTGAATTGGCTTCCTTTAGCCATATAATTCTCCTAAAATTAAGTAGCATCTCACAGGTAATTTCATTCAACAGCCAAATTCAGATCACTTTCCTTTAGGTATATAATTCTGGTAAAAATCATTGATGCCTAAAAATTTACTTCAGCTTGCTTGAGACAAGAGGCTTGAATTTCAAGTCATCCAGAAATACAATATCTCTCTTGGAGGTGAACTCACTTGTTAGATAACCATATGATTCAGGGGTATCTGCTTTTGCAGGTACTTAATTGTTTTCTGAAagtaaggttttttttcttgcaggtTATTACCTTGGTATGTGCTTTGCTGCACCTGAaaaacatctttgttttttctACCTGGCTTCAAAAGAGTGgaaaactttcttcttcttctccgTTCTCCTCCCAGCAATCACCAGTGGCCTGGCATATTACTGGTCACGGAAGGGTTGGAATAATCATCCGCTAGCCCGGACACTCGCTGTTCACGCCCTCCCCCAGTCAGGCTGGAGGGCAGTAGCGTCTTCCATCAACACAGAATTTAGGAGAATTGACAAATTCGCTACTGGAGCGCCAGGAGCGAGGGTGATTGTTACGGACACGTGGGTGATTAAAGTGACCACCTACTGTTTACATGttgcccagcagcaggacattCACTTGACGGTGACAGACTCCAGACAGCACGAGCTCACCCCAGACTCCAACGTGCCTGTGCAGTTCCTCACCATCCGAGTTGCCAGTGTTAATCCCTACGTCAAGGCATTTGATATCCGGTAAAACAACTGCTAAACCTGTTATGTTACATGTGTGCTGTTTGATGGTGCTGAGGGAGCATTTTTGTGACCAATCTGGAGATTCCCTGGTCTCATCCCTTCCTTTCTGGTCCCTGCCTGGTGTTCAGGGCTGCTGTATGTGCAGTTCTGCCATACAGTGCAGGGAAGGTTGTTTAGAAAGCTTCATACACGTGCAACACTGAATACACAAGAGATAAACAAAGGGATTGGCCTCTTTGATCCATTCTTAGGGAGAGGATTGTGCTGGATGCAGAAAGAAGTAACTGGGTAAAATTAGGTGAGAGATGGAGAACAGGAATGAAAGGTGAAATTTTTAGTCTTCTAAATTTTGGGTGAGGAGAAATAGCTATTTGTCTAAAACTGTCTGTTGTTCATCCACGACTTTGGATTTTTCCTTGTGCTTAAGGCTCATAATTTCATCACTGCTCAGAAGAGCTCTCACTGAGCGACTGCAAGCCAACTGCTCctaaaacaaggaagaaattttgGTCTCTTTCTGACTTATGTCTTCTCATAGCAGTAAATCATAACAATTGTGAACTGTTAGGGCTTGTTTTGCAAGAGCTCATGCTGTTTATCTCACTGGTCTCTGTGTAACCAGGCTAAAGTACAAGTTCAGCAGAAACCTCTGAGTAGAAGGGTGCTAAAGTCTTTGTTGTGTTGTTAAAAGCCATCTTGGTGCTCCTAAAACTATATTTGAAAAGGTGTCTTTTTGCTGTAAATTTGTATGTCGGGAGCATTTATTAGGTAATTAAAAGCATGCAGGTAGGTGTGCAAGTGGGGCAAGcacaaggaaagcaaagaggTGATTATGGTAGAGATCCAGGTGAACAGAACTCAGAACAAGAGGTTGCTCAAGTAAGCATGACAATGCTAAGAAAAGAGACTTTTATAGACCTGTGACAGTGATGACCAAATTAGTATTAAACAACTAATGATTTTCTTCTGCAAGCACTTCAGTGCCAGAGTACACCCCAGCTGAGAAAATCATGACTTGTTTGACAGTTccttttatggaaaaaaagtcCTAAGCCCAAACTGTATTTTGTGACTAAACAGAATAGCATTGAGAACAGTGTTTAAAAGCTGTTCTAATAAGATGTCAGTGATAGTAAATCTCTGCTAGAATGTAGCATAATCATACAGGATCATTGTATATATCCAGAATCAGAATCAAATGCAGTGAGAAgtttctggaggaaaaatgcttttgtacAGGTGGGCCACATTTCTCTGCATGTTCAGTGTGAATTATTCCTCTGGATATAAATGTCTCTGATTTGTATGGACAGCATCTGTTCAATGACATTATCCTGTAGCAGTATAAACAATGGAGACCACCGAGATCTAGAGCTAAGCCAGCCTTGCattgtgctgggctctgggaacTCAGAGAGTGGTAGGAAAATGAGGGCAGTCTTCCAGGGACTTCTCCATGAAAGCTGTTTAATGAGTGGAAGCATTGAGCTGGAGAGTTCTGACACTACAGTTCAGAACTCTTATGGTAAAAAGGGATGACAGCAGGGGTGTATCGCTGTAGGATCTGTGTGATGTCTCAGGTGCCACTTGAGTGCTGTGGACATCacttaaatttaatttacagAAGCAGCTGGTGTGAAACACAGCTTGCTGCAGCCTTAAATCAACAGTGGTTTGTGACCTTTGTGAAATTTCTGGGATTATGTTATGATACAGTCTAAAATTGTATCGTAAAACCACAGAACCTGATAGATTGTCATTCCTCTGCTACTTCTGTACACCTTGTGATGCTGCACGATATAACTAATTGCTCCTAACTAAATTCCTCAGGAGTTTATAATTGAGAATTTAGATACTGTCTAAGTAAACAGGCATTAAAAAGGTGACAGAAACGGTGCAAACAGCACTTTGCAGTTAATGTATGGTTTCCATACCTATATTGCTTTTGTTCATGCTGATTACTTCAAAAGCCTTTATTTCTGTATGATGTTTTAGCTGATCTCTGACATACCCTGGAATCTTATACAGATATGAATGAGGACAGTGTGTTCTGTTGACCAAGTTGTGCCAAAACCAATAAccaaacagcagaagaaaacaagaaaacaaacacaattcTGTGTATTTATTCTGATTAATAAGTACCAGCTTTTCTGTGGACTCACTTCAGTTAACCTCTGCAAGGTATTGTCAAGGTGTTTGGGTGGATAATCATGGTAACATTTTGCTCcatcttctcttcttcaggtTGAACTCCACAGAGTATGGGGAGCTCCGGGAGAAGCTCCGTGCTCCTATCAGCAATGCAGCTAATGTTGTGATCCATCAAAGCCttagtgatttatttttagaaacCTTTACATCTCTGGTGGAAATAAACCAGACATACCATGTTCCAAGCACTCAGGTGAAACTTTCTATCCATGTGAGACTGTAACAATTATACTTTCAAAATAGATGAGCCTGTGATTACTGTGTAAATGACAAATGTTTACCTAGGGTTATCTCAGGTGAATTATTAAGAGAATTAATTGTTGTGAGGTTAGCAaaaggttttattaaaaatatggattaaattacaaattattattaaattataattatcATGTGTTTACTGCTTAATAATCCTAATTTAATAATTAAGCAGTATTCAGTCAGTAATTAAATGGTAATTGAACCTCAGTTAAGCACCCTACTACTCGCTACACTTCTAATAATTCAGCTAGCTtgtataaaatatgttttagatCTACTATAAACTTACCTTACCTTTCTGTAGGTAACAGATATCAAGTAAGGGATCTTTCGATCTCAAGAGATCCTTTGAGAGGTCTCCTGCCTACCCGAGGCTGCCCTACAGGAGAGCTCCATGGGCTTGGGGGCTGCAGTCACTTACTTAGAGAGTGACTGATGGTTGAAGTGCCCCTTGGTGTGGGTGTACAGCTGTAGGACTTACAGTTTCATTTCATTGGCCCCTGATAAGACATGACAGCCAAGCACAATTTCTTAGGGTCTGCACAGCCAAGGCTGACTCCAGTCAGGCCTCCTGGTCAGTGATGCCAGAAACCCAAGTGCTCTTTGCTCAGTCAGGGTGATGCTTCCTTCACAAATGCTCACCTGCTGTGTCAGTAAACTCATCATAAACGTAactctggctgctgcttctttccttctAGGGGAACAAACTGTATCTTGAGCATTACAGTTTTGAGACATGAGAAATAACATCATGAAATAAGGTCCCTGTAATAATTGCTACTAAAATGTTACATGAACACATATGGAAATTATGACCTTGCGCTTGCAGAACTGCAAGGTCATCATTTATGGGgagccagagccacagctgctgttgctgttcttTAGGCAGTTTGTTCCAATACAGCTTGCTTTTCTAGACAGCCAAGTTTTGCTGGATCTTCTGCTGAAATAAACTAATGATTTTTAATTGGGGTTTGCTTTAGTTATAATAATTATAGCTATTATTATATGGTGTTAATTATAACAGCACAGAGTCCTACTTCCAGTAATACTGACAGAGACCTGGTCATTATTATACTTGTGCAGCAGTTGGAAGTGTGCCTGGAGCACTGTCCAGTGTACCACGGGGAACCAATTAAACCAGTACTGGTGACCCTGCAGGGAGTCTGTGTCTACTGGTTCAGCTAATGGAGTAAGGGGTTGGTGTCTTTGGTAGTGTTGTGCAGCTTACATGGTTTATGAGCTAGCTAAAATAAAGCTGGATCAGGTGTGTCTGCACATTACGTTGTGTGTTCTGTTTGCACTGCCAGCAAAAAGAGATGATCACAGTAAAGAGAAGATATTAAAGCTGCTTTCTTGCAGAACATTTAATTTGTGACACATTTAAGTGGCAGCTGAGCTACTGAACGTGGGTTTGACATAGAGTGATAAATGACATCACAGATGAtgataaagacattaaaaatacacaaaaacatTGAATTTTTCCCTATTCTGAAGCCCCATTAATATGTTGAAAAAGTTAGTTAATCTTCCTATGCTAGAATTTTTCGTGCTTAAAAGCTAAGATCTAATTTCACAAGTTAAAGCTGAGTAGCTTGTGTTCATCTGCACCTGCTCCACAGCCCAGCTGACTGCAGCTGAACAGACACTTGAGCTGACAAGGGAAGAGTCACTGGAGATGGGAACTAGAGACCACATAGAAAGCTGGTTTTTGTTCCACCAGGAGCATTTTGAACAGAAATGGTCTCCATGCCTATTCAGCTCTTTTGAGCTTTGTCGAGTTCTTGGACAGCTGGAAGATGTAGGAAATGCTAATTATTGTTTATTAATTGTAAAAcaaattttgtaaaattttaaaacaatagcAAGATGTTGTCCCCATATGTAACTGCAAGTTCATGTGACTTAACTAACTGTGGGCAAAATCAGTTATTCCAATTTTAtccaaaaaaattaagtaaatttcTGGACCTTCAGGTTGAGCATCTTTGTGTTCAGTACAGTCTTGGTTTCCTTATTTATGTCTCTTACTTAGAAAGATGGAAGATAGGAACAGCCATTTGCTGTTTAAGTGGTAAGAACTGtttgcttggtttgtttttcttacttTATACTGGtatgttttttgaaaaatagCTTGAATGACAAAGCTGGCTGCATGCTTACcttgctgtggctgctggaagCTCTTCAAAGAGtgaaagaacatttatttttcagtcatttttgtTTAATCGTTAGTCTCATGCAGCATTTCTGGGTTTTCTGTTCAGAGAAAAGCTTTGCTGTCGTTTGTTAGAGTGTTCTAGTAAAACCATTTGATATCCTCTGGTGGGGCAGTTCTGCCTTGATTATTCTGCCATATATGATTTTCTAAAAGCCTTTGAAAAACAGTAACGGGAACCATTCTGTGCAGTTCACAATTTTGATGGTTTTTCTCCTCCCTCAGGAGCTGGAGCCATGCATAGGGTGTATGCAGACTATTGCCAACATCAAGCTCATCAAGAACTGCCAGGAGCCCAACGAGGGGGAATGCCAGCAGTGCTACTGCCGGCCCATGTGGTGCCTCACCTGCATGGGCAAGTGGTTTGCCAGCAGACAggaccagcagcacccagagacCTGGCTGTCGAGCCAAGTGCCTTGCCCGACTTGCCGAGCCAAATTTTGCATTCTAGATGTTTGCCTAATACGATGAGTAGTAACTTGGGTATGTTTTAACTTTTTCAATTTTACTGTGTTTCATAGTGGGTTTGGTTAAAGGCCTGCTAGATCTGTTTCTGAGACTTCATGTTCGACCAGAGTACAAACTCTAAAGGCTTCTTTCACAGTGTTGAAAACAGATGTAAATCTTTTCAGTTCCTTTCCACTTTTACCTTATCTGTGGATTTTACTCACCTAATGTCAGCTTCTGgactttaattttgtttaaacacctgttttcctttcttacaTTTTGGATGGAATAAGGTTATCCTTCTATATTTACAgtaatgttgtttttttcaggttttaacGTAGGTtaaattctttatatttttaaatttaacttgGGTTTTGATTCTTCAATAAAGGGCTAACTGAGAAAATTGCTTTGGTTAGACTTCATTGATATTTTGTTATTCTTTAATCCAGTTGTAAAGTTATTATTAATCTTTGCAGTTGTTTTTCAAACAAGTACACCAGTTGTATTCCTTCAGCTGGAAGGAGCTACTTCCACTACATCTACCACAAAGGGTTGCAGTAGGCTAAGAAATGTAATCCCTGATTACAAGAAGATTTACAAGTCCTGTATGGACCTTTTATTCCATTAATTTGCCTCTAGCATACTTTTTGATGGATATCTTTATTTCAAACAACAGCAGGATTTCTCAACCCATTTACTTACACTGCAATACATGGTTAAAATCTGTTCGTTTCCAGGAGCTGTATTGCTTAGGGTTTCAATGTCCTTTAGGTGATGGGACTTTTTTTACATACATTTGATCAGAGTGCAGAAAACATCTGAGCtttaatttgtaaattaaaattacaggTGGGTCAAATAGAGAAAGGAATACTTTAAAGCTTTGGTCCACAAGAATAAAAGCTCTTAATACCTCCCACCTGAATAATCAAAAGGATCTTACCAGTAAATCTTAGGCAGAGGTGGCATGCCAGTGATTACATTATAACCTCTTGATTACCATCGCAGGCAACTGGTTTGAGCAGGAACAGGTGGCAGGATGTAAAAATGCTACAAGTATCGGAAGTACAACCATGAAACATTTAATGAGTCTCATCTGAGCTACCTTGCAACCAGCCAGGAAATGGCTACAAATGTGGCTGCAAGCAAGAATTCATAGAGGGGTAAGGAACTGAAGACAGCATTGCTTGAAAACTAACATTTAATTGCTGGACTTTAACtttggaatttttaaataatacttaTTTGTAAAAATCCACACTGGTTGAGTTTAAGAACATTTATTGCTTCAGCATATCTCAGTTGCTTTATATACAACATCTACTATGCAATTAAGTAAGCTACCTGTTAATAACAATGGCTTCTCTGTTTTCCATTATCTGCTGTTTTGGATTGTATGGATGTACAGAGTGAAAATTTGACACTGAGACAGGTTATGTGGATTTATCTCTCTTTCCCAAAGAGATCTTCAGTGGCATGTCACTCTTCATCTGAATAGAATTAAATGGAGTTCTGGAGTTTCAGATTTGTTGGTAAGTCTGAAAAGTAATACAAATTCTAGGAGTCAATTAGcaattgaatttaaaatattttcatagcaCTTCTGAGGGAAAgttatttttagatttaaaatggtttctgcaggattttttaaCCTTTGGAAGGTTCTTACAGGGCCGGGTGGTGTTGTCTGTACCTATCGGTACACCTATCAGTATACAGCAGCCTTCACAAATAAGCATTTTGTAACATTTGCTTCTGAGAATTTACATAACGTGGCACTGATAGAAGGGATGTGGCCCTTGAAATAGTTGCAGAAGAGAGAGTAGGATTTTGGAGCTGGTTTTGCCACCACCAGTCATTCAGTTCCTACAGCACTTTGCCtgttcagaataaaaatactcaTTGTAAAGAATGTGAGGCTAAAATCATAAAGTCCTTGAGAATCTTAGATGCATGTAGTTGCAGATGGTTTTATAGACTAAAGCCAGGTCAGTTGCCAATAGTATCTCATTTAATAAAAGCTTTAAATTCCTAATTGCTACTGCAGTGGAAGCTACTCTTGAGTTGACTGGAAGTTTTCACTTCAGTGGAACTTTGCTTTTGTTCATCCTACCTCTTTTGTCGATACAAAAGTACAACAGAGTAACaatcaaaaatgttttatacCCTTGCATCTTTTAATGCACAGAAGTGCCTCTTAGAAAACTTAGTAATAAttaccaaaacaaaattatgatTTATGTTAATGATAGTTAATGATAGTACCTGACTTACATTCCTTAAAATAAGTTGTTTTCCCCAAGTTTAAATTCTCAAAATAATCTGACATGCCTCCAAGATTTGTGAGCTTCTTAAAAGCTGTGAGAAACAACTTGTTAAAAATCCTTATGAACATGAAAATAATAGAGTACAAAAACAGGCATTTGTCTTTGTGCTAGCTTCAGGTTATCATCCAAAGAGCCACAAGgccatttcttttcccttccaactcaaatcTTTCTCTGCTATTGTAAGACTTGCTAGACTGCAGCTAAGCACCATTCTATTCAGGATAAACCTCAGTAAGACTGAGGTTCTCAGTGCCATTTTTCAAGAAATGTCTGTGGACTTAGAGCTGTTTAAGGAGTTGAGATATAAATACTCAAGCTCTTACATGGATTATAGACATTTTCTTCCGAAGACATACTGCAGGATTTCTCAtttgtggtttttggggttgatggggttttttgctAGATACcttgcctttttaaaatgaacagtATTATTTGGATGGCCCTTAGGGAAAAGGCTTAATGAATACATGCATTTAATCTTAAAACCCTCTGAagagtttaataaaaatactgtcAATTCTTTGCAAgacttctgtttttaattttcaagttatttttacCAGGTAAAACTTTGGTCTGGCTTATCTGTATGCAGTGTCTTACCTGAGAACATGGGAATAAATACAAATAGGGCTTAAATTTTCCTGAAGGTGTACATGGTAACTCCTCCTTGGATGGATTTTCCTGCTACAGCCTGAATGCATAAATGGAAGAAGGTGTGTGTGAAATCTCTATAAGAAcctcagggggaaaaaagcctccAAATACTTTTCACAACTACCAGATGGGAAGGGGTGACACTGGATGTCATGAAATCAGCAAGGGCAATgattaaaaatttgtttttccaaggAAGCCCTGGCATTTTGCAATGGTGTGTCCTATATAAAACATTTACTTAATTGCTCAGATTTATTACTGAGCACCAGCAATAAAGAATCTATCACATTCCTGTATCACATTGCTGTAGTAGAGGACCTactggagtgtgtccagaggagaACCATGAAGATgttcagagggctggagcacctctgctatggagacaggctgagagagcaggaggtgttcagtctggagaagagaaggctccagggagaccttggAGCACCTTTCACTAAAGGGTCTCCaagagggctggagagggacttttgacaaggCCATGGCAAAGGAGTAGGTTCAGATTAGAGACaggggaagaaattctttactatgaggGTGGTAAGGTACTGGCAGAGGTtgaccagagaagctgtggatgccccatccctggaagggatcctgttcaaggccaggctggatggagctctaggggaaggtgtccctgcccatgacaggggagTTGTGAGGAGATGGTCTtcagggtcccttccaacccaaaccgttctgtGGTTTTGTGAAACTAGCTAGCCTGCAGCTGAGTACCATTCCAGTCAGGATAACCTCAGTAGTTAAAGTTCAGAGTGCCTTTCTTAAGAAATGCTTGTTGACTTTGAGCTGTTTAAGGAATTGAGATATAAATATTCAAACAAgttatctttaaggtccttttcaagccaaactgttctatgattccatTAATGGTATGAAATGTGGGACACATTCCTGTAGCGTGTATACTCTGGTGGCCACCAAGCCGTCACTAGGTCTAGGAGAAAAATTACTTGTCCCAAAACGAACTCTTGGCTATTGCGTGAGGTAACACCGTGATGTGGGAGCTGGGTTTTCCCTGCATTTGCGAGTGGGCCGGGGAATACAGCCGAACGGAGATGGCGTGAGGGCAATGGTGCCCTCGGTGTGAAGGAAGCTGCGCCCAGGCCCTCACAGAGACGCAGAACGCTTTTCTTCCCTCCAGTCAGACCAAGCAGCGTTCCCTCAACAGCAGAGCCTGCCCGGGCTCTCCGGGCCGCGCCTGCGCTCCCCGCGGGAGGACGGGCCGCGCCTGCGCTGccgccgcggccgggccgggccgggccggggccgtgTTCGGCCGGGACGCCGCCCGCCTCAGCCATGTCCGGCGGGCCGCGCCGCCCGGGCGCGGCGGAGCCGGACGGGCCGCGCAGGTgggagcggccgcggggcgacggggagcggagcgggcaGGGGTGCGGCGCTGCCCGTCCCGGGGCGGCTCCGGAGGCAGGTGCCGGCTGTGCACCATGGTCCGGCAAACGGCCCCTTCTCCTGCGGCCTCGCCCCCCGTGCGGGGGCTCCTTCGGCCTCCTCTGTCGGTGGCGGGTGAGGGACTAGCAGATCCGGACAGGGCGTGTAGGCTCGGCGAGATGCCCCAGCCCGGCTGGGAGTACTGGGGCTTGGTATCAGGCTGGAATGGGCGGGCAGTGCAAAGTAAATACTGGAAAGCTTCTAAAAGACATAATATTCGGTTATCATTTCCCCTTACAAACAGTGTCCTACTTACGGCACGTGTTGTAGTGCACCTAAGCTggtttaaaaattgttttctttcaagtcGTTAAACCGAGTAATTGTTTAAGGTGGTTAGGGAAAGGTTTTGATCGTTCATTGCCTTAGCGATAACTGAGCGGGTTTGGAAGCGGACCATTTGTCTGGGTCTGTGATTCTGAGGAAGCTGTTTGTGCTGTTTGTGCCGTGTGGTGTTGGTAACTTGGAGCCGTCTGGGAGCATGGAACTCCCAAAGCCAGGCAgggtggaggaggaaaggaaagaaaacatgggCGGTTAAGACAAGAGTAAAACATCAAAAATGCTTTCTTCTCCCTTATTGAGCTAAGGGCAGAGACCTGGCCCGTACACAGCAGTGTGTTTGCTGTTAGTCACACACACGCGAACATGTAAcagaggctgcagtgccagctggtTCTCTCGGGCAGGTGTGGCAGTGGA contains:
- the TMEM129 gene encoding E3 ubiquitin-protein ligase TM129 is translated as MESPAVTFTLAYLVFAVCFVFPPDEVRSAGLTVQSLLSAWLGSEDAAFVQYHLRRSTGTLLAHSLLPLGYYLGMCFAAPEKHLCFFYLASKEWKTFFFFSVLLPAITSGLAYYWSRKGWNNHPLARTLAVHALPQSGWRAVASSINTEFRRIDKFATGAPGARVIVTDTWVIKVTTYCLHVAQQQDIHLTVTDSRQHELTPDSNVPVQFLTIRVASVNPYVKAFDIRLNSTEYGELREKLRAPISNAANVVIHQSLSDLFLETFTSLVEINQTYHVPSTQELEPCIGCMQTIANIKLIKNCQEPNEGECQQCYCRPMWCLTCMGKWFASRQDQQHPETWLSSQVPCPTCRAKFCILDVCLIR